ttctacacggccatggtgcacttttcagatatccagcggcgaaacaacatgccagtgaggcgcttgatttgtgacagcccgacacgttggaattcaacactcctaatgttcgaccgcctgctgcaacaagaaaaagccactaacgagtatttgtatgaccggggtgcttggacagcctctgcggagctgggaatttgtttgccacgttactggacgctcatgcgcaatgcctgtaggctcatgcgtccttttgaggaggtgacaaacctagtcagtcgcaccgaaggcaccatcagcgacatcataccatttgttttcttcctggagcgtgccctgcgaagagtggtggatcaggccgtagatcagcgtgaagaggaagagttgtggtcaccatcaccaccagaaacagccttatcagcatcgcttgctggacctgcgacaccgctggaagaggattgtgaggaagaggagtcagaggaggaatgtggctttgaggaggaggaggaagaccaaccacaacaggcatcccagggtgctcgttgtcacctatctggtacccgtggtgttgtatgtggctggggggaagaacataccttcagtgagatcactgaggacgaggaacgggacatgagtagctcggcatccaaccttgtgcaaatggggtctttcatgctgtcgtgcctgttgagggaccctcgtataaaaaggctgaaggagaacgacctgtactgggtgtccacgctactagacccccggtataagcagaaagtgcctgaaatgttacagaattacggctggaaagttggaaaggatgcagcagttccaaaatcaattaaaaagtatgctttacacagcgtataagggtgatgtcacagcacaacgggaatctaacaggggaagaggtgaaagtaatcctcctcctcccacgaccacgccggcaaggacaggacgctttacagacgtgttgttgatggaggacatgcagagctttttaagtcctacgcatcgccacagcccttcgggatccaccctcagagaacgactcgaccgacaggtagccgactacctcgccttaactgcagatatcgacactctgaggagcgatggaccccttgactactgggtgtgcaggcttgacctgtggcctgagctatcccaatttgcgatagaacttctggcctgcctcgcttcaagtgtcctgtcagaaaggacctttagtgcagcaggaggtattgtcactgagaagagaagtcgcctaggtcaaaaaagtctagattacctcacctttattaagatgaatgagggatggatcccgaagcgactggcagtgggcgatacattcgactaaaaaaggcctgatgagggggacgtaacagggtgtcgcggctgccggcccgccgcgtgatatttaaatccctagctcaccccagtaccttgccctgtcatgaTTTCCTGTTCCTCGTTTCCTGAGagagtttctgcgtgctggaccacactagtagtcgtgacattgggattaaactgataagaatagtactacttaacacaccactcctatctggtggcacattagattacatgcgcaatgccccaaatttgaagtaggaggaccgaccaagcatctttttccatctcccggttcctaaaatcgatgccatatacacgtcccctgataggggacgtaacagggattaaactgataagaatagtactacttaacacaccactcctatctgtttgcacattagattgcacgtgtagtgccccaaatttgaagtaggaggaccgaccaagcatctttttccatctcccggttcctaaaattgatgccatatacacgtcccctgataggggacgtaacagggattaaactgataggaatagtactacttaacacaccttataataacgcagagagaggcaatgcagagagagaagatgaagaagaggagtcagaggaggaaggtggctttgaggaggtggaagaccacacacagcaggcgtcccagggggcttgttgtcagctttcggagacccttggtgttgtacgtggctgggtggaggaagataccttcaatgacatcagtgaggacaatgaatgggacatggctagtttggtatccaactattgtggccagaaagagtccctgtaggttttaaaattcgcctgcctattgaagtctatggcggttcgccgggttcgcccgttcgcgaacatttgcggaagttcgcgctcgccgttcgcaaaccgaaaatgttatgttcgcgacatcactaattgtggACAGCGTGTCACTAACTGCAGCTAGCATTGGGTGTGGAGGCAGTTTTCCAGTGATCTTCGGTAGTCTTGTCAACTGGTCAAGGACTGCTAGCTTTTCTAGGATCATTTTTCTTATTTCTGTTATGCCATCTTGGGGCAGGAATTCAGGCTGTCAACCCTCTGCAGGTATGGTTGTGGGTATGAGAAATTAGATTCTGTACAGCAATAGGCACCTATAATGTATTTGCATCCATAGCTGTGCAGAACCTAATAATTTCCATTTGCAGTATCATTCCATGGGAAAGTGCCTATGAATGCAGGATTTATCGAAGCGTCCCAACATCTAACTTTTTCACCCATCTCCTCTTACTCCCCTGCAGTACTACGTAAGGAAGGGATTTGAAAAATCCTAATTTTTCCATTCTCTTTTAATCTCAGAGTCACATTACATCACTAATTCACTGATTGCTGTACCATAATCTGTAAATTATATTCATATGTTTAACTGTTCTGCGTTGATCTATCCAATTCTGTAGAtctcatatataaaatatatctatttttttcagtttgcaaAAACAAGGTATTTTCACTATTCTGCATAATCTTTTTTGCTACCAGGTACagactttatttttggtgtggtgTTTATTACAGGTCCTATTGTTGGCTTTACATATCTTGCACAATTGTCAGAATAATGCTCTGCAGCTGTCATATGGTTGGATGTGCAATGTTCTGCAGGTCTCTGATGGTCCCAAGCTTCCTCCCAGCTGTTACTTTAGCTGGCTCCCTGCTCTTCCATGCGTGtgagagaggaagggagggagagtggGTTATTACTGTTTTGTGACCTCTTCTCTCTGGATCTATTGATGTGACAGCTTACagatgctcgttgtcacctaggGTTCTGCACCACCAGCTAACACCCACGCACACAGCACAGAATATGATGCCTTAACCCATTGCCTGCCTGCAGGCTTATCCTGGCAGTGAAAGGTTAGTAATATTGCCAAGAGAAATGATATAAAGGTTTATCGAGTTTCCAGATATCAACACTTTGCTGTAGAGCAAGTTATTTATATTGGACCTTCTGGGACCTTTTGGGTGGGTTGACCACTATTTTATAAATCTAAATCATTAATTATGTCATTATAGTAAGTCATAAACAAGTCTTCTATAGACAACATGGTCCAGCTGTCTGCGTACCCCATATAACAGGTTTGTAATATTATCTACTTGTTTGAAGATAAAACAGTGCAAACCAAAACCaattttaaatgagaaattgacgCCTCATCATAACCTATAtgagtaggcaaccttcgtcactccagatgttgtggactgcatctcccaaaATGTTTTTACAgccatagtgctggcaaagcatcaaggaagaTGAAGTCCACACCATCTGGATTGCCAAAGATTGTCTCCCCCGAGTCCTATACAATGAAACAAAATACTTGTGCCCAATAATGCCCATTCAAGAGCATGCAAAAACCAACCACAAATTTGAAACCCTATTTTgggtttaattttatatttatttcaagtCTTGCAGACAGTGGGAGGGCATCTTATGGGGTGCAACGTCCAGAATGAAaatatgtggagacaggctccgAGATTTCTGGGTTGTACATATATTATGGTGTAACATTATGCATGCACTGTACCTGGACTCACTGGTGACTTCATAAATGTAAAACCATAAATAAGGAGTATAAATAACCAAAATCTGACCATTGTGGGTATATAAAATCAAAAGATGCACTTGTCCTTCAGAAGAACTTCAAGGTATTATAGAAGGTCTACATTGCATTTGACTTTTTGAGTTAGACCCTCTCAGCTACTGTTTCTTCTTTACTCAGGCTTGTTGCTCATAATGTTTAGTTTTGTTTTATACCCCAATTGTGCAGCATGGCATAATATGatcactgtatatattataatactatataataatattatataaaataacatataCTGTCTTACCCACATAATAGCATTTGTGGATATCAACAAAATTTCACATAATCTACATCAGAGTTGAGTCTCTATTACTGCTGATTTTAAGTATTAGATACTTTACTAAATGCTTACTAAATGCATGTGCTAAATGGTTTACCGAATATGTACTAATTCCTTGCATGAAACTTTCAAAGGTAAATTATACAGCAGTTAagatatttttaacactttttttcacattttcttttCCTGTTTTATGTACTtataccattaaccccttaaggaccaaacttctggaataaaagggaatcatgacatgtcacacatgtcatatgtccttaaggggttaaacaacatcaTGCCATAACCTAGCCTTGCTAACTGGCTGGTCAATTTGTGTTTTACATTATGTAACCAGTTTTAGAAAATGTAGACGTTGGACATAGAGTCAGATTTATTCCCAGGATGGGATTAATATAACAAATTAAGTTTTGTACATTATGTCGTGTTTAGAAAGATCTTAAATACATTGACCTATTTAGAAATAAAGTCTACCACAATATATAGGCTAGATATTGCTAAATATTAGCTACATTCCCTGATGATTAACTTAAAACAGACAAACGAAAATACTGGTAAAAATTTCCTTTCACGTTGGCCAACTCTTCTCTGTGATATTGTGATAGAACGTTCACACTAttgattcatatttttttttttgtgcagcctGGCAGATTGCAGCATCTATTTTCTCGTGGCGGCAAATCAATTAATTAATGGAAACCACCGTGATTAATAAATTGATGTCTTCCCTGACGTCCAGTGTTGCCAAGAAGCACAATTCAAACATAGCCAGCTTTGTGCAAAATTTTAAGTATGAATTGGCAACCATGCATGGTATATATATTCATCTCATGATATAAATGTCAAATAAAATAGGCTTCTGATTGTACATCATATTATTTATTAGACAACAGGGGTTACCTTAGTGAATTTCAGTCTTGTGATTTCCCCCTTTGGCTATAGATTTACCAACTTGTGTACACGTTCGGACACATATCATATTATAGCTCCAATaggtatgtgtttatttatagatCACAGTAAAACATAACAGTATAAAGACAGACAAAATTATGACACAACATCACACAGCCCAGGGGTGTATACAGCTGGGTCTATTCCAAAATCCTCTCACCCACCCACAACCTAATTCCATTCCACCCACGAAATGTCATAAAACAATCTAATTCTCTTCCAGTCTTATTCTCTTTGAACTCCTGCATCCAGAATTACAGGTGTGGGTTTGCCACTTCATCTCCTCAGATGCAAAGCATCAGATTATATTTCATACAGAAAATGTGACATTaatttgacacacacatatatatatatatatatctcatgtcCAAATCCTTTGACATAAATCAGTATATATTTCTCTGTTTCCTCTCAATAGACTTTAATGTATATTTCCATTCACATTTGGTCCCACTGAAATTTCTCAACGCCTGTGGATAAAATAATTGCAAACAGGAGGTAATGAACCTTTTTAATACCAATCACGATGCAAcaactttcacttttttttttaaggtacagCCCGTCAATGAGAAGATTCTTGGGAGTGGGCTATGTTCCCCATACACAACTGCTTGCCAAACATGAGTGCGAGATTTTGGAGTGGGTTTGTCTGCATCAGAATGATTCTTAACCTTTTCATTTTTAAGAGGTTACAATTGTGATTCTTGAAAAGCTTCATCTGTTTCTCATGTCTGAAAATTTAGAACAGACAGGAGTTTGGCAGGATCAGTCTGAGAATGATTTTTCTTAACATGCTAGATATTTCTTCCATATATATAAATTCCCTAAAATCAGTACGTGGCAGGGGTTGCAAAATGTTTTGGCTTTTTAGTCTCCTTTCATATCATATCCTTTTTGATTTCCACCCGCTAATTCAGTTCACTCGTGTTTGTTCTGAATGTTCCTGGATATTTCATGAAAGGGAAAAGGGAATGTATTCACCTATACCAAATCTACTACACTTTACCATAATTTTGAAAAAAACCTACCCCACACTGGTTTTAGCAGTTATCAGCCTGTACTATTTAATCATACGAGAAACCCTTGGCAGATAAGCTGTAGTCCAATATTGCAGCAAAgaggttaaatgccctcccacccGATTGCCCACCCACCCTTTCCCACCCTGCACTCCAACTGCCCCAGGTTGGGGTGATCTGAAGTCCTTGGCTCGGTCCTCTCTTGGTGATTAGTTGGCTCACATGGATTTACTGCTTCCAGCCCGTCTCCTTGTATGTTGCCTGTACTTGAGTGTAAATGTTGTTTCGTACTTTGTTCCAAGCTAGCTGTACTTCAGGGGTGAAATCTTTGGCGTAGTATTCTGCAATCACCTCAAGCATCACCCCAGTCAGGATCTAATGGAGGTAGCCAAAGCAATCAAATGTTAACATCAACCTGTATGTCATGGTGTATCCAAGCCACATCATTCAAGATAAGAATTGCCATATTGAAACAGGAAATGTTATTATGACATAATAAGGTGTATTTACAAATCATTGATCATTTATAAGCACATTATGATGGAATTGTGGAATTTCACTGCTGGCACCATCAGTGGCAGAGGCTAACACAAGATGGCTAATCCACTGCTTGTAATGGACATTGTAAGGTGACATTACAAAACGATAATGTACAACAAAATAATGGTTGGAGAAAATAATTACTTATTTTAAAAGTAGAGGTAGAAATGTTCCAGTGGAACTATTGCTTAGATCTTATTGCTACCTCACCTTGAAATACACAGGATCCACTTTATGCTTCAGTGCGTGGCTTTTCCCCACAATTGATAGGACTGTAGTCAGCTTTTCTGCATCTTCTAGGTTTTCCACAACACTGTTGACTGCACCCATCACTCGTCGGCCATGCTTACGCAACTGTACGCTGCCTTCCATCTCCAGCGGATCTTCCATATGCTTGAACTGGCTGAAATACTCCTTGGCAGAGGGACAGCTGACGAAGAACCTTTGTTTTGGATGATAGAGTAAAGCAATGGTCCAAGTTAGAAATAATTGGAGAACATCAGCAAGAAACAAAGACAAAAAGTCCCAGACTGAACATTGAGATAAACACTTGGCATCATGTCAAGTATGTTCAAGCTACTAGCTGTTTACAGAACAAAACGGAAACATTTGTATTGCATGATGATCAATTTCTCGGTGCTAAGATCTACTGTGTGTGTTTTCATGTTTGTACTCTTTAGGCATGCACATGTCATCTATATGGTATGCTGAGTTTTTTAGTTCACTTTATCTTACCAGTGGGATAGGACAATGTGAATTTTATATATACCAGCATtgtgtacattttatattatattatagtatacGTGTACAATTGGTGTAGGTTGTGATTAAAATTGATGTGACAGGCAGCTCAACCCAAGGGCAGACAGCCTGTCTTTACTGCAGTTGGCCTCATGGCACAACTTTCATTACTCTATATACCATCTATTGAGTGAAGATGAATCTACAATTATCCCTTGAAAGCTTGCCTCTCCAGTGGGTCATCTGGTCTAATTTGGAAGCATGCAATTAACAGGATGAAGAAGGTTGGAAGGAATCATACAagattatattttaataataaaacacagAAGTTCAAGCACACCACCAATTTTGGCAAATATGCGCTTTATTCCACAACCGCAACAATTCAATATTTAAATCTCCATGAAACGCACTGTACAATCTTATTTTTTGTGACTTCTTTCAGAACATCAATTTTGAGAGGAacattgcataaacagaaatagacCCACAATCATACTTTTATACAATAAATCCACCATATGAAGTCTGTTCACACATTCATGACATGGCTTAGGCAAATCTTGTATATGATGAAAACCCTGACATGTCATTTGTTATAGAAGTTCAAGCCTAGCATAATGTAATAcacttgttttgtgtgtttgtgtagcatgtGCCTAGATTTCTATAATTTTACGCTTTAAATATTCGTGTCTTATGTGTGTTATGTAACTGTGTTTTGTCCACCTGCATGTTCTTCCATCTTGTGCTATGTGGTGcaggatatttaaaaataatttggtaCTTTCCAGCATCCGCTGTTAATAGGGGAAGAACATGAAAGCAGCATCGCCCTCCTATTACAACTGCCTATGAATGGAGTATTGTAA
Above is a genomic segment from Pelobates fuscus isolate aPelFus1 chromosome 6, aPelFus1.pri, whole genome shotgun sequence containing:
- the CYGB gene encoding cytoglobin — encoded protein: MEKVQGENDTERWDRLEEITESERGIIKETWARVYANSEDIGVAILIRFFVSCPSAKEYFSQFKHMEDPLEMEGSVQLRKHGRRVMGAVNSVVENLEDAEKLTTVLSIVGKSHALKHKVDPVYFKILTGVMLEVIAEYYAKDFTPEVQLAWNKVRNNIYTQVQATYKETGWKQ